The proteins below come from a single bacterium genomic window:
- a CDS encoding translation initiation factor IF-3: MVNYRRGGRGRRAPVQAQEDTHRINTNIRVPEVRVIDDEGKQLGVMATSHALSLAEDKGLDLVEVAPNSKPPVCKFMDYGKFKYREQKKETEAKKKRVETSLKELRIRYRTDSSDLETKLKKAREFLGEGDKVKFSMRFRGREVMYMDLGIEKFEEIVEELKDVAAIDERSPARGRQIYIVLAPLKATSKGASSKTKSTKEKGASESVESSNTNGSEQSTTSQEVKGEEKPESAQQVEAVTS, translated from the coding sequence TTGGTAAACTATCGAAGGGGTGGACGAGGAAGAAGAGCCCCTGTACAAGCCCAAGAAGACACTCACCGTATCAATACAAATATCCGAGTCCCAGAAGTACGGGTTATCGATGACGAAGGAAAGCAACTTGGCGTCATGGCGACTTCGCATGCCCTGAGTCTTGCAGAGGATAAGGGACTAGACCTTGTTGAAGTAGCACCGAACTCAAAGCCGCCAGTTTGTAAGTTTATGGACTATGGCAAGTTCAAGTATCGAGAGCAGAAGAAAGAAACTGAAGCAAAGAAGAAGCGGGTAGAAACCTCCTTAAAAGAGCTACGAATCCGCTATCGAACAGACTCCAGTGACCTTGAAACAAAACTAAAGAAGGCAAGAGAGTTTCTCGGTGAGGGAGACAAAGTCAAGTTCTCGATGAGATTCCGTGGTCGAGAGGTAATGTATATGGACCTCGGAATTGAAAAGTTTGAAGAGATTGTAGAAGAACTCAAAGATGTAGCTGCGATTGATGAGCGCTCACCAGCCCGGGGAAGACAGATTTATATTGTACTTGCCCCGTTAAAAGCGACCTCCAAAGGAGCAAGCTCAAAGACAAAGAGCACCAAAGAAAAGGGCGCGTCAGAGAGCGTAGAGAGTTCCAACACCAATGGCAGTGAACAAAGCACCACTTCTCAGGAAGTGAAGGGCGAAGAAAAGCCAGAAAGTGCACAACAGGTAGAGGCAGTAACATCCTAA